One genomic window of Quercus lobata isolate SW786 chromosome 9, ValleyOak3.0 Primary Assembly, whole genome shotgun sequence includes the following:
- the LOC115959575 gene encoding uncharacterized protein LOC115959575, with translation MKQPVPSVVDTSTTLHKISLQGKWEKNWEVEHDPFIWQWANRVNVVRGSDLLDDDDTYLVEYMMWYNRHTRRYITPESAYWELMVRTMIRSIPRCDEGSDMHTDLTFTLELVEELGRLKLANALAEAVDIDTQAPVRGGQRGGSRGGGHRGGGQAGRSRTTESAPIYEEGNEEGVEEAWLGTDWVLSDDDGRTPRCTPGDGAGPSHSVDHQGTVPAHTTSHGASTDFEGPPRMSPPVFSGSAHDGGCIFVPTPGMPTPPLVHVDPTMSAPSQTPHGEAVQIEQIPAEDIEPVEALRRSRRPRAHAPDCGTGDGKIRPVRAYGRKRKDH, from the exons ATGAAGCAACCAGTTCCAAGTGTCGTGGATACGTCGACTACCCTTCACAAGATATCCCTTCAGGGTAAATGGGAGAAGAACTGGGAGGTAGAACATGATCCCTTTATTTGGCAATGGGCCAACCGAGTGAATGTAGTTCGCGGGTCCGATCTCCTAGACGATGATGATACGTATCTCGTTGAGTACATGATGTGGTACAATCGCCACACAAGGCGGTACATAACACCAGAGTCTGCGTATTGGGAACTCATG GTTCGGACGATGATTAGGTCTATACCGAGGTGCGATGAAGGTTCTGACATGCACACTGACCTTACATTTACACTAGAGCTTGTGGAGGAGCTAGGCCGACTTAAATTGGCGAATGCGCTTGCAGAAGCAGTTGACATTGATACACAGGCCCCAGTTCGTGGCGGGCAACGTGGTGGGTCTCGTGGGGGTGGACATCGTGGAGGTGGTCAAGCTGGTCGCAGCCGTACGACCGAGTCGGCTCCCATCTACGAGGAAGGGAATGAGGAGGGTGTAGAAGAGGCATGGCTTGGCACTGATTGGGTACTGTCTGATGACGACGGCAGGACACCGCGATGCACGCCTGGCGATGGTGCTGGGCCATCCCATAGCGTCGATCATCAGGGCACTGTTCCAGCCCACACTACATCCCATGGTGCTAGCACGGACTTTGAGGGCCCTCCTCGTATGTCGCCCCCAGTTTTCAGTGGATCTGCCCATGATGGTGGATGCATATTTGTCCCCACACCAGGCATGCCCACCCCACCTCTAGTGCATGTGGACCCCACCATGTCAGCTCCATCTCAAACCCCCCACGGAGAGGCTGTACAGATTGAGCAGATACCGGCTGAGGACATTGAGCCGGTGGAGGCTTTGCGGAGATCGCGACGCCCGCGTGCGCATGCTCCCGATTGCGGGACCGGTGATG GTAAGATTAGACCTGTCAGGGCATATGGGCGGAAACGAAAAGATCATTAA
- the LOC115961867 gene encoding uncharacterized protein LOC115961867 — MGRHCFYVYYDGEQYFHDLHGLSYKGESVKQKFIELKWGTHLRKMHRKIMEALRLDKESHKISIVYRAPQILVSTQVVYNSNPLGCNADVDMMWAVIKRTPQFIASDLYVTVEAVGFHGSASSQHASGVEEPHSLSVDVHPPFAYATPFPYNNEPCSAVDHLDNTEVVGATNTHDVGGSTHTYEHVQADMDGGIDIDGSRDVYEEFIDTDGPVDNAEVLDVPLIENNEEDCLTIVPIPEWFTSNTWDNINDPSPALGTGHLTSWHKDDHPARGMLFKNKASVQYVLTLYSVEHNKQYKVIKSDTNRLVVRCKNEACLWLIRANCSKKHGMWVISTYKGPHSCSSLQLPTDGRMMDSKFISIALEKYVREDLTRKVRDLRSMLHARHGHDVTMYKVWEAKQKAVARISGILTSRTQNCHDF, encoded by the coding sequence ATGGGTCGTCACTGCTTCTACGTTTACTATGATGGGGAACAATATTTCCATGACTTGCATGGGCTGTCCTATAAAGGCGAGTCAGTGAAGCAGAAGTTCATTGAGTTGAAATGGGGAACACACTTGAGAAAAATGCACCGGAAGATAATGGAAGCTCTACGGTTGGACAAGGAGTCACATAAGATATCCATTGTGTACCGTGCCCCCCAGATACTTGTGAGTACTCAGGTTGTCTACAACTCAAATCCGTTGGGTTGCAATGCTGACGTGGACATGATGTGGGCAGTGATTAAGCGGACCCCCCAGTTCATAGCGTCCGACTTGTATGTAACTGTTGAGGCTGTTGGGTTCCATGGTAGTGCAAGTTCACAACATGCCAGTGGGGTGGAAGAGCCACACTCATTGTCGGTTGACGTGCATCCTCCCTTTGCCTATGCCACGCCTTTCCCCTACAATAATGAACCATGTAGTGCGGTTGATCATTTGGACAACACCGAAGTGGTGGGCGCCACCAATACACATGATGTGGGAGGGTCTACTCACACATATGAGCATGTCCAAGCTGATATGGACGGGGGAATTGATATTGATGGCAGCCGAGATGTGTATGAAGAGTTCATTGATACTGATGGACCAGTGGACAACGCGGAGGTCTTAGATGTACCACTGATCGAAAATAACGAGGAGGATTGCCTTACAATAGTTCCTATCCCAGAATGGTTCACATCAAACACATGGGACAATATTAATGACCCATCACCTGCATTGGGTACAGGACATCTTACAAGTTGGCATAAAGATGACCACCCAGCAAGGGGGATGCTATTCAAGAATAAAGCCTCTGTTCAATATGTGTTGACCCTCTACTCTGTGGAGCATAATAAGCAATACAAGGTCATCAAGTCTGACACCAATAGGCTGGTAGTGCGGTGTAAGAATGAGGCATGTCTGTGGTTAATTCGGGCCAATTGCAGCAAGAAGCACGGGATGTGGGTTATCAGTACATATAAGGGTCCCCATAGTTGCTCATCCCTCCAGCTACCAACTGATGGGCGGATGATGGATTCAAAGTTCATCTCCATTGCACTTGAGAAGTATGTACGGGAAGACCTAACCCGAAAGGTAAGGGACTTGCGTAGTATGTTGCATGCAAGGCATGGGCATGATGTAACTATGTACAAGGTTTGGGAAGCCAAACAGAAGGCAGTTGCACGTATTTCGGGGATTTTGACGAGTCGTACGCAGAATTGCCACGATTTCTAG
- the LOC115961869 gene encoding uncharacterized protein LOC115961869, whose translation MATDGNNEVYPLAFAVVESESTETWGWFLACLLTYVTDRTNLCIISDRHRGIQSCFDDTTRGYLQPPLTHHRYCLRHLVSNVNTNFNSVPLKNLVWNAATANQVRKFENTMDCIKNVNPAAYDYLKEVNQEKWTLVHDYGHRYGTMTTNLSECFNGVLKGARSLPITAMVKFTFYKVNSYFDERRNKTLEKLEEGQVWCKYAYDKFEENQEKAKLHIVRRMSAQQRLYTVETQSSLLNIGGGDHTHRVSLTDMTCTCGKWEANKIPCSHLIAVCAKHNHDATEYMDHFYRLEERYHSYEPIFQPLKDSLEWPEPAERRTVMPNQRLIREKGRPKSTRIRNEMDDEDRELPTSLWIENGPKLKCGLCHQEGHNRRTCPTRNVASTSHGAM comes from the coding sequence ATGGCAACAGATGGTAACAACGAGGTTTATCCACTCGCATTTGCCGTTGTCGAAAGCGAGAGCACGGAGACATGGGGATGGTTCTTGGCATGCCTGTTGACCTATGTTACAGACCGCACCAATTTGTGTATAATATCCGACAGGCATCGTGGGATACAATCATGCTTCGATGACACCACTAGGGGCTACTTGCAACCGCCGTTAACCCATCACCGGTATTGCCTCCGCCATTTAGTAAGCAATGTTAACACTAACTTCAATAGTGTGCCGTTGAAGAACTTGGTATGGAACGCAGCAACTGCGAATCAAGTTAGGAAGTTTGAGAACACCATGGATTGCATCAAGAATGTCAACCCGGCTGCGTACGACTATCTTAAGGAGGTAAATCAAGAAAAGTGGACACTTGTACATGACTATGGGCACCGATATGGGACAATGACAACCAACCTGTCAGAGTGCTTCAATGGGGTACTTAAGGGCGCACGTAGCTTGCCCATAACTGCAATGGTGAAGTTTACATTTTACAAGGTGAACTCATACTTTGACGAACGTCGAAACAAAACCCTAGAGAAGTTGGAAGAGGGGCAAGTGTGGTGCAAATATGCCTATGACAAGTTCGAGGAAAATCAAGAGAAGGCGAAGCTCCATATTGTTAGAAGGATGAGTGCGCAACAACGGTTATATACAGTGGAGACACAGTCTTCACTATTGAACATTGGCGGGGGAGATCACACCCATAGGGTTTCCCTCACAGACATGACATGCACGTGCGGCAAATGGGAAGCAAACAAGATCCCTTGTTCCCACTTGATAGCAGTTTGTGCCAAACACAACCATGATGCCACTGAGTATATGGATCATTTCTACCGCCTTGAAGAACGGTATCACAGCTATGAGCCTATATTCCAACCACTAAAAGATAGCTTAGAATGGCCGGAGCCAGCAGAAAGGAGAACCGTGATGCCAAACCAGCGGTTGATCCGTGAGAAAGGTCGGCCAAAGTCCACGAGAATCCGTAATGAGATGGATGACGAGGATAGGGAGTTGCCAACCTCATTGTGGATTGAGAATGGACCAAAGTTGAAGTGTGGGTTGTGTCACCAAGAGGGTCATAACCGTCGTACATGTCCAACTCGAAATGTGGCTTCAACAAGCCATGGTGCTATGTAG